CGCGGGGCTGACCCATCAGCTCAACAATCCGGCCGCGGCCACCGCCCGCGCGGTGGCCGACCTGCGCGAAGGCGTCGGCAAGATGCGCCACAAGCTGGCGATGCTGGCCGACGGCAAGTTCACCCCGCAGGCCCTGCGGATGCTCGTGACGATCCAGGACGAGGTCGCCGAGCAGGTCGCCAAGAACAAGGGGCTGGAGCTCACCGCGCTGGAAACATCCGACCGCGAGGACGAGATGGGCGACTGGCTCGAGAACCACGACATAACGTACGCGTGGGACTACGCCCCGACGTTCGTCGAAGCCGGCCTCGACATCGACTGGCTGGAGCGCATCTCGGCGTCGGTCGACGACGCGCTCAAGGACGGGGAGGCCTCGGCCACCCTGCAGGCGGCCCTTGGCTGGCTGAAGTACACGATCGACACCGAGCTGCGGATGAACGAGATCGCCGAGGCGAGCCGGCGGATCTCGGCACTGCTGGCCGGCGCCAAGCAGTACTCGCAGATGGACCGCGGGGACTATCAGAGCGCCGACGTCCACGAACTGCTGCGCAGCACGCTGATGATGTTCGGCGACAAGATCGGCAAGGACAAACCGGTCAGCCTGTGCAAGGACCTGGACAAGTCACTGCCCGAATTGCATTGCTACCCGGGCGATCTCAACCAGGTGTGGACCAACATCATCGACAACGCCATCCAGGCGATGGACGGCCACGGCACGCTGACCCTGCGCACCTGCCGCGAGACCGACGAGATGATCCGGGTGGAGATCTGCGACGACGGCCCTGGCATCCCCGCCGAGGACATCAGCCGGATCTTCACACCGTTCTTCACCACCAAACCGTTCGGTCAGGGCACCGGCCTCGGCCTGGATCTGGCCTGGCGCATCGTGGTGGAAAAGCATCACGGGGATCTGCGGGTGCAGTCCAAGCCCGGCGACACCCGGTTCATCGTGCTGCTGCCGCTGCAGGCACCCGCGCCGGAGACACCTGCCGCGGAGGCAGAGGCGGCTCAAGCGTCGGAGTAGCCCGGCCAGATCCAGAATCACCGTGATTTCCCCGGAATAGGTCCTGCACGGGTCCCGGTTGAGACGTTCATGACCCAGACCACAGCGGGCGCCAGGCCCGATCTCGGTGCATACGGCGCGTTCGGCCACTATTCGCAGTTCCAGCAACTGTCGCCGCAGCAGCTGCGCGATATCGAAGGGCTGGGCTACGGCGCGATCTGGGCGGGCGGCTCGCCGCCCGCCGAGCTGGAATGGATCGATCCGATCCTGGCCGCCACCACCACCTTGCAGCTGGCCACCGGCATCGTGAACATCTGGAGCGCGGCGGCCGGCCCGGTGGCCGAATCGTTCCACCGCATCGAGGCCGCCTATCCTGGCCGGTTCCTGCTGGGCATCGGCGTCGGCCACCGCGAGGCCATCGACGAGTACCGCAAGCCGCTCGACGCGCTCGCCGAATACCTGGACAAGCTCGACGAGTACGGCGTGCCCGAACACCGCAGGGTCGTCGCCGCTCTCGGCCCGAAGGTGCTGCAACTCTCGGCGGACCGTTCGGCGGGTGCGCACCCGTACCTGACCACCCCGGAACACACCGCGCAGGCCCGCGAACTGATCGGGCCCGACGCGTTCCTGGCTCCCGAGCACAAGGCGGTGCTCACCACCGACGCAGAGAAGGCCCGGTCGATCGGCCGGAAGGCGCTCGACATCTATCTCGGTCTGAGCAACTACCTCAACAACTTCAAGCGTCTCGGCTTCACCGACGAGGACCTGACCAAACCGGGCAGCGACCGGTTCATCGACTCCGTCGTCGCGCATGGCACGGTGGACGAGGTGGCCGCGCGGCTGCGGCAGCATCGCGACGCCGGCGCCGACCACGTGCCTGTACAAGTCCTGACCTCGCCGGACAAACTGGTACCCGCACTGGCCGAACTCGCCGGGCCGCTCGGCCTGGCCTAGAGGACCATAGACAAGGACTCACAGATGACCGAATCACTTTCGCTCAAGCCCGATCTGGGTCGCTACGGGGTGTGGACGTTCGGGGCGGTGCAGCCCGAGCAGGCGGCCGAGATCGAGCAGTTGGGCTACGGCGCACTGTGGGTCGGCGGCTCCCCGGCCGCGGATCTCGCGTTCGCCGAGCCCATCCTGGAGCGCACCCAGTCACTTCAGCTGGCCACCGGCATCGTCAACATCTGGACGGCCGACGCCGATGCGGTCGCCGAATCATTTCATCGCATCGAAGCAGCCCACCCCGGCCGTTTCCTGCTCGGCGTCGGCGTGGGCCATCCCGAGCACACCGGCGAATACCGCAAGCCGTACGAGGCCCTGGTGGAGTACGTCGATGCCCTGGACGCGGCCAAGGTGCCGACCAGCCGGC
Above is a window of Mycolicibacterium boenickei DNA encoding:
- a CDS encoding ATP-binding protein produces the protein MGETCVRDELRTLFLFEHLSDPQLDTLCQAGSIERFPAGPIVTEGDPATCFYVMLDGELVMSKRSGGVDIQTNRTSMRGVYFGAWSAYIPGEEHIYEASVRLTKPSRVFVLDANAFAGFMQSQFPMAVHLLEGHKVGGRRQSQIIGQREKLLALGNITAGLTHQLNNPAAATARAVADLREGVGKMRHKLAMLADGKFTPQALRMLVTIQDEVAEQVAKNKGLELTALETSDREDEMGDWLENHDITYAWDYAPTFVEAGLDIDWLERISASVDDALKDGEASATLQAALGWLKYTIDTELRMNEIAEASRRISALLAGAKQYSQMDRGDYQSADVHELLRSTLMMFGDKIGKDKPVSLCKDLDKSLPELHCYPGDLNQVWTNIIDNAIQAMDGHGTLTLRTCRETDEMIRVEICDDGPGIPAEDISRIFTPFFTTKPFGQGTGLGLDLAWRIVVEKHHGDLRVQSKPGDTRFIVLLPLQAPAPETPAAEAEAAQASE
- a CDS encoding LLM class F420-dependent oxidoreductase is translated as MTQTTAGARPDLGAYGAFGHYSQFQQLSPQQLRDIEGLGYGAIWAGGSPPAELEWIDPILAATTTLQLATGIVNIWSAAAGPVAESFHRIEAAYPGRFLLGIGVGHREAIDEYRKPLDALAEYLDKLDEYGVPEHRRVVAALGPKVLQLSADRSAGAHPYLTTPEHTAQARELIGPDAFLAPEHKAVLTTDAEKARSIGRKALDIYLGLSNYLNNFKRLGFTDEDLTKPGSDRFIDSVVAHGTVDEVAARLRQHRDAGADHVPVQVLTSPDKLVPALAELAGPLGLA